In a genomic window of Molothrus ater isolate BHLD 08-10-18 breed brown headed cowbird chromosome 17, BPBGC_Mater_1.1, whole genome shotgun sequence:
- the YWHAB gene encoding 14-3-3 protein beta/alpha codes for MDKSELVQKAKLAEQAERYDDMAAAMKAVTEQGHELSNEERNLLSVAYKNVVGARRSSWRVISSIEQKTERNEKKQQMGKEYREKIEAELQDICNDVLELLDKYLIVNATQPESKVFYLKMKGDYYRYLSEVASGDNKQTTVANSQQAYQEAFEISKKEMQPTHPIRLGLALNFSVFYYEILNSPEKACNLAKTAFDEAIAELDTLNEESYKDSTLIMQLLRDNLTLWTSENQGDEGDAGEGEN; via the exons ATGGATAAAAGTGAGTTGGTACAGAAAGCCAAGCTGGCTGAGCAGGCCGAGCGTTACGATGACATGGCTGCTGCTATGAAGGCTGTCACTGAGCAGGGACATGAACTGTCCAATGAAGAAAGGAATCTCCTCTCCGTGGCCTACAAGAACGTGGTCGGTGCCCGTCGCTCGTCCTGGCGTGTGATTTCCAGCATCgaacagaaaacagagagaaatgagaagaaaCAGCAGATGGGAAAAGAATATCGTGAGAAAATTGAGGCTGAATTGCAGGATATCTGCAATGATGTTCTG GAACTCCTGGATAAGTACCTTATTGTCAATGCCACACAGCCAGAAAGCAAGGTCTTCtatttgaaaatgaaaggtGATTACTACAGATACCTCTCAGAGGTGGCATCTGGGGACAATAAGCAAA CAACGGTAGCAAACTCCCAGCAAGCTTATCAGGAGGCATTTGAAATTAGCAAGAAAGAGATGCAGCCAACACACCCCATTCGACTCGGTTTGGCTCTAAATTTCTCTGTCTTCTACTATGAGATCCTAAATTCTCCTGAAAAAGCCTGTAATCTGGCAAAGACG GCATTTGATGAAGCGATAGCAGAGCTGGACACGCTGAATGAAGAGTCCTACAAAGACAGCACCCTGATCATGCAGCTGCTTAGGGACAACCTCACT CTATGGACGTCGGAAAACCAGGGAGATGAaggggatgctggggagggagagaacTAA
- the PABPC1L gene encoding polyadenylate-binding protein 1-like gives MNASGPGYPLASLYVGDLHPDVTEAMLYEKFSPAGPIMSIRVCRDVATRRSLGYAYINFQQPVDAERALDTMNFEVIKGRPIRIMWSQRDPGLRKSGVGNVFIKNLDDSIDNKALYDTFSTFGNILSCKVVCDENGSRGYGFVHFETHEAATRAIETMNGMLLNDRKVFVGHFKSRKEREAEVGARAIEFTNVYIKNFGDDMDDDRLREIFSKFGKTLSVKVMMDSTGRSKGFGFVNFEKHEEAQKAVADMNGKELNGRVLYVGRAQKRLERQSELKRKFEQMKQERVNRYQGVNLYVKNLDDGIDDERLRKEFSPYGTITSAKVMTEGGRSKGFGFVCFSSPEEATKAVTEMNGRIVSTKPLYVALAQRKEERKAILTNQYMQRLATMRALPGPLLGSFQTPPGYFLPPMPQQCTLKPPPS, from the exons ATGAATGCCAGTGGCCCTGGCTATCCCTTAGCCTCTCTCTATGTGGGAGACCTGCACCCAGATGTGACTGAAGCCATGCTGTATGAGAAGTTCTCCCCTGCTGGGCCCATCATGTCCATCCGAGTGTGCCGGGACGTGGCCACGCGCCGCTCGCTCGGCTACGCCTACATCAACTTCCAGCAGCCTGTGGATG CTGAGCGAGCCCTGGACACCATGAACTTCGAGGTGATCAAAGGCCGACCCATCCGCATCATGTGGTCCCAACGGGACCCCGGGCTCAGGAAATCAGGGGTTGGAAACGTCTTCATCAAGAACCTGGATGATTCCATTGATAACAAAGCCCTGTATGACACATTCTCTACCTTTGGAAACATCCTGTCATGCAAG GTGGTTTGTGATGAAAATGGATCCCGTGGCTATGGCTTTGTCCACTTTGAGACACATGAGGCAGCAACTCGGGCCATTGAGACCATGAATGGGATGTTGCTCAATGACAGGAAGGT aTTTGTTGGACACTTCAAATCCCGCAAAGAGCGCGAGGCAGAGGTTGGGGCTAGGGCAATAGAATTCACCAATGTCTACATCAAAAACTTCGGGGATGACATGGATGATGACAGACTGAGGGAAATATTCTCCAAGTTTG gaaagaCCTTGAGTGTCAAGGTCATGATGGACAGCACTGGCCGCTCAAAGGGCTTCGGGTTCGTCAACTTTGAGAAGCACGAGGAAGCCCAGAAG GCGGTGGCTGACATGAACGGGAAGGAGCTCAACGGGCGGGTGCTGTACGTGGGCCGCGCCCAGAAGCGGCTGGAGCGCCAGAGCGAGCTCAAGAGGAAATTCGAGCAGATGAAGCAAGAGAGGGTGAACAGGTACCAG GGGGTCAACCTGTATGTGAAGAACTTGGATGATGGAATAGATGATGAGAGGCTGAGGAAGGAGTTCTCCCCTTATGGCACCATCACCAGTGCCAAG GTGATGACAGAGGGTGGCCGCAGcaaagggtttgggtttgtatgtttttcctccccagaggaggccaccaaggcGGTGACAGAAATGAACGGGCGCATTGTCAGCACCAAGCCTCTCTACGTGGCGCTGGCGCAGAGGAAGGAGGAGCGGAAAGCCATCCTCACCAACCAGTACATGCAGAGGCTGGCCACCATGagggccctgcctggccctcTCCTGGGCTCTTTCCAGACCCCCCCAGGGTACTTCCTACCCCCCATGCCTCAG cagtgTACCCTGAAGCCACCCCCATCCTGA
- the TOMM34 gene encoding mitochondrial import receptor subunit TOM34, which yields MAVLSASRSVPHCSMAPLRRRFRPPPDASGERPPRLRRQRRGFPGAAAAAVAARWPRPPAPPGALRRAGNEEFRRGQYGPAAELYSRALAQLEAAGDASAEERSVLLANRAACHLKDGACSLCVADCSSALELVPFGIKPLLRRAAAYEALERYSLAYVDYKTALQVDCSVQAAHDGVNRMTKALLEKDGVNWRQKLPPIPTVPVSAQTRWSVPSAQAPGANTPPATAPRGEGDKTAAGMERARVLKEEGNELVKKGNHKKAVEKYTESLKLNKECATYTNRALCYLSLKQYKEAAQDCTEALKLDPKNVKALYRRAQALKELKDYKSSIADIKSLLKTEPKNTAALRLLQELNRA from the exons ATGGCGGTCCTGTCGGCGAGCCGCTCCGTCCCTCACTGCTCCATGGCACCGCTCCGCCGCCGCTTCCGCCCGCCGCCGGATGCCAGTGGGGAGCGCCCGCCCCGGCTCCGGCGGCAGAGGCGCGGCTTcccgggcgcggcggcggcggctgtGGCGGCGCGATGGCCGCGTCCCCCGGCTCCCCCTGGTGCGCTGCGCCGGGCCGGCAACGAGGAGTTCCGCCGCGGGCAGTACGGCCCGGCCGCCGAGCTCTACTCCCGGGCGCTGGCGCAGCTGGAAGCCGCAG GCGATGCCAGCGCCGAGGAGCGCAGCGTGCTGCTGGCCAACCGCGCCGCCTGCCACCTCAAGGACGGCGCCTGCAGCCTCTGCGTGGCCGACTGCAGCAG CGCCCTGGAGCTCGTCCCGTTCGGGATCAAGCCCCTCCTGCGGCGGGCAGCGGCGTACGAGGCTCTGGAGAGGTACTCGCTGGCCTATGTGGACTACAAGACGGCGCTGCAGGTGGACTGCTCCGTGCAGGCGGCGCACGATGGAGTCAACAG GATGACTAAAGCCCTGCTGGAGAAGGATGGTGTGAACTGGCGTCAGAAGCTGCCACCAATCCCCACAGTGCCTGTTTCTGCCCAGACGAGGTGGAGCGTTCCTTCTGCCCAGGCCCCTGGGGCAAACACTCCTCCTGCAACTGCACCACGGGGAGAAGGAG ACAAGACTGCTGCTGGCATGGAGAGAGCTAGAGTGCttaaggaagaaggaaatgaatTAGTAAAGAAAGGAAACCATAAAAAAGCAGTTGAGAAGTACACTGAGAGTTTAAAGCTCAACAAGGAATGTGCAACTTACACCAACAG AGCTCTCTGTTACCTGAGCCTGAAGCAATACAAGGAAGCAGCACAGGACTGCACTGAAGCTCTGAAGTTGGATCCTAAGAACGTCAAGGCACTCTACAGGCGTGCTCAAGCACTTAAAGAACTGAAG GATTACAAATCAAGTATTGCTGACATCAAGAGCTTGTTGAAAACTGAACCAAAGAACACAGCTGCACTGAGATTACTGCAAGAACTGAACAGAGCCTAG